One Anolis carolinensis isolate JA03-04 chromosome 4, rAnoCar3.1.pri, whole genome shotgun sequence DNA window includes the following coding sequences:
- the slc32a1 gene encoding vesicular inhibitory amino acid transporter, with the protein MATLIRSKLSNVATSVSHKSSAKVSGMFARMGFQAATDEEAVGFVHCDDLDYEHRQGLQMDILKSEGSGEEGGGEAPLEGDTHYQRDGTGPLPPSGSKEQGLSPEQDRPRITAWEAGWNVTNAIQGMFVLGLPYAILHGGYLGLFLIIFAAVVCCYTGKILIACLYEENEDGETVRVRDSYVDIANACCAPRFPALGGRIVNVAQIIELVMTCILYVVVSGNLMYNSFPNLPVSQKSWSIIATAVLLPCAFLKNLKAVSKFSLLCTLAHFVINILVIAYCLSRARDWAWDKVKFYIDVKKFPISIGIIVFSYTSQIFLPSLEGNMQNPKEFHCMMNWTHIAACILKGLFALVAYLTWADDTKEVITDNLPSTIRAVVNIFLVSKALLSYPLPFFAAVEVLERSLFQDGTRAFFPNCYAGDGRLKSWGLTLRCALVVFTLLMAIYVPHFALLMGLTGSLTGAGLCFLLPSLFHLKLLWRKLLWHHVFFDVAIFVIGGICSVSGFIHSLEGLIEAFRYNTED; encoded by the exons ATGGCGACGCTGATCCGCAGCAAGCTCTCCAATGTGGCCACCTCGGTCTCCCACAAGTCCTCGGCCAAAGTCAGCGGCATGTTCGCCCGCATGGGCTTCCAGGCGGCCACCGACGAGGAGGCGGTCGGCTTCGTCCACTGCGACGACCTGGACTACGAGCACCGGCAGGGGCTGCAGATGGACATCCTGAAGTCCGAGGGCAGCGGCGAGGAGGGCGGCGGAGAGGCGCCCTTGGAAGGGGACACCCACTACCAGCGCGACGGCACCGGGCCCCTCCCGCCCTCCGGCTCCAAGGAGCAAGGCCTCTCCCCCGAGCAGGACAGGCCCCGCATCACCGCCTGGGAGGCCGGCTGGAACGTCACCAACGCCATCCAG GGGATGTTTGTCCTCGGTCTGCCCTATGCTATTCTTCATGGTGGATACCTAGgactctttttaattattttcgcAGCAGTAGTTTGCTGCTACACTGGGAAAATCCTTATTGCCTGTCTCTATGAAGAGAACGAAGATGGGGAGACAGTCAGGGTGAGAGACTCCTATGTGGACATTGCTAACGCTTGCTGTGCTCCCAGGTTTCCCGCCCTTGGGGGCAGGATTGTGAATGTGGCTCAGATCATAGAGTTGGTCATGACCTGCATCCTCTACGTGGTGGTCAGCGGCAACCTGATGTACAATAGCTTCCCCAATTTGCCTGTCTCCCAGAAATCATGGTCCATCATTGCCACAGCAGTGCTCCTGCCTTGTGCTTTCTTGAAGAACCTCAAGGCTGTCTCCAAGTTCAGCTTGCTCTGCACCTTGGCCCATTTTGTGATCAACATTTTAGTgattgcctactgcctctctaggGCACGTGACTGGGCGTGGGATAAAGTCAAGTTTTACATTGACGTCAAGAAGTTCCCCATCTCCATTGGCATCATTGTCTTCAGTTACACCTCTCAGATCTTTCTGCCTTCCTTGGAAGGGAACATGCAGAACCCCAAGGAATTCCACTGCATGATGAACTGGACTCACATAGCCGCTTGCATCCTGAAGGGACTCTTTGCCTTGGTAGCCTATCTGACTTGGGCTGACGACACAAAAGAAGTCATCACAGACAACTTACCATCAACCATTAGGGCTGTTGTTAACATTTTCCTGGTGTCCAAAGCCTTGTTGTCCTACCCATTGCCCTTCTTTGCAGCTGTGGAGGTCCTGGAGAGATCTCTCTTCCAAGATGGAACCAGGGCCTTCTTCCCCAATTGCTATGCAGGGGATGGAAGGCTCAAATCCTGGGGGCTGACCCTTAGGTGTGCATTGGTGGTTTTCACCCTGTTGATGGCCATTTATGTCCCACATTTTGCTCTCCTGATGGGGCTCACAGGGAGCCTCACAGGGGCCGGCCTCTGTTTCCTCCTTCCCAGCCTCTTCCATCTCAAGCTTTTGTGGAGAAAGCTCTTGTGGCACCATGTCTTCTTTGATGTGGCCATTTTTGTAATAGGTGGTATATGCAGTGTGTCTGGGTTCATTCACTCTTTAGAAGGCCTCATCGAGGCTTTTAGATACAATACAGAAGACTGA